AACGTCACCTTGCTGATGCTGATCAACGCCGCGTCCACCAGCGTGTCGTTCATTCTGCCGGCGATGCATGACGAGCATTGGCGCGTGCTGGTCGACACCGCACGCCACGGCGGGCGCGTGGTCGCTGGCGGCAGCGAGTGGAAGGCGCCGGCGCATTCGCTGACGTTGCTGGCGGTGGAGCGCGACCGCATCGCCAGCAGTGCGCGCATCGTGTCCGAAGGGGCGCGCTGATGGCGAGGATGGCCTGATGGACGTATTGCTGGCAGGCGCCACCGGGTTGGTCGGCAGGCAGGTGTTGCAGCAGTTGCTGGCCGATGCGCGCTGCACTGGCGTGGTGGCGGTGACGCGTCGGCCGCTGACGCAGATCCATCCCAAGCTGCGCAACCAGGTGATCGATTTCGAGCGCCTGTCCAGCTGGACTGCACCGCGCATGGAAGCGGCCATCTGCGCGCTGGGCAGCACCATGAAACAGGCCGGCTCGCGCGAGGCCTTCTATCGCATCGATCACGACTACCCGATGGCGCTGGCGCGCGCCGCCTGCGCGCAGGGCACCTCGGTGTTCGTGCTGAACTCGGCGGCTGGCGCCGACGCGCGCTCGCGCATCTTCTACAACCGGGTCAAGGGCGAGCTGGAACGCGATCTGCGCGAGGTCGGTTTTCCCTCGCTCACCTTCGTACGCCCGGGCCTGATCGGTGGCGAACGCGAGGAACGCCGCAGCGGCGAACAGCTCGGCAGCCTGGTGCTGGGTGCACTGGGCCCGATCCTGCCGCGCCGGTTCCGCATCAACCCGGCCGAACGGATTGCCGCGGCGATGGTAAGCGCAGCGTTGGCACCGGCGCGTGGGGAGCACAGCGTCGAGGCGGCGGAGCTGGTTGGCTGACCAACGCCCTGCGCATGCTCGCCGGGCGAGGGATGGAAGGGTGAGGGTCTTGGTAGGAGCGCGCCCGAGCGCGATGAGGCCTCACTGGTAATGCCGCGTCGCGCTCTGGCGCGCTCCTACCAATGTGAGGGCAGCAGCATCTTCGCTGGTACGGCACTTGCTCATGCGCCCAGCGACTGCCCACCATCCACCGCCAGCACCTGCCCGGTGATCCAGCGCGCCTGCGGCGAGGCCAGGAACAATACGGCGTCGGCGACGTGCTGCACCTGCCCGAAACCGCCGAACGGAATGTTGTCGCGGATGCGTGCGTACAGTTCCGGCTCTTCGCGCCTGCGCTGGTCCCATAGCCCGTCGGGAAACTCGATCGAGCCCGGTGCGATGGCATTGACGCGGATGCGTTCGCGCGCCAGCTCGGCGGCCAGGGTGGTGGTGTAGTAATTGAGCGCGGCCTTGGCGGTGGAGTAGGCAATCGCGCGCGGCGTCGGGCGCTGCGCGTTGATCGAGCTGATATTGAGGATCACCGCCTCCGCGCTGCGGCGCAGATGGGGCAGTGCCGCGCGGTTGCAGCGTACGGCCGCCATCAGGTCGATCTCCAGGCCGGCCTGCCAACTGGCATCGTCCGTGCCGTGACCGTAGCCGGAGGCATTGTTGACGACCACATCCAGGCCACCCAATGCCTGCGCGGCGGCCTGCACGTAGTGCTCGATCTGTGCCGCGTCGGCCAGGTCGCAGGGCAGGGTATGCACCGGCGTCCCCAATGCGGCCAGCGTCTGCGCTGCCTGTGCCAGGCCTTCGGGGTTGCGCGCACAGATCGATACCTGCGCGCCATTGCGCACGAATGCGTCGGCGATCGCCAGGCCAATGCCGCGGCTGCCGCCGGCGATCAGGACACGTTGCGGGCGAACAGCGGGATTGGACATACGGGCGCTCGGTCTGCAAACCTGCATTATCGGACAGCCAGGCGAGGCGGTCGCCACCTGTATGCTCAGCCAGCAAGGGCAACGACGCTCGCCCGTCCTTCAGGCTGCGCAAGCCGGTACGCCACAACAGACGGGGGTGCCGTTGCGCAGCGCCACGCCAAACAGCCGCATGCAGCCCCGGCCAACGCCACCGCGTGCAGCGGCGACCGCTGTCATCTCATTGCCATGTGCGCCATCGGCTGCTTGTCCCGCAAGCCTCATCACCGCTGGCGATCAGTTCATGCCTTTCTGGCTGCTCGTCGCTAACCAAACGTTTACACACCAGCGGCGCGCTGCGGGCACAACGTGCGGGTCATTCAGTGGGGAGTTGAATATGGAGACCCATATCACCGTCATCGGTGCAGGCTTCTGCGGCACCGCGCTGGTCCGTGCACTGGCGCAGACGGCCGACGCACAGGTGCGCATCACGCTGGTCGGCGTGGCCGATACCTTCGGCAGCGGCATTGCGTATGGTGCCGCGCGACCGGAGCACCTGCTCAATGTGCGCGCCAAGGATCTGGGCATCGATGCCCAGGCGCCGGGTGCGTTTGCCGACACGCTGCATCTGGGCGACAGCGGGCGGTTGGAATTCCTGCCGCGGCTGGCCTATGGCGACTATCTGCGCAGCGAACTGGATGCGGCAGTGAGCAGCGCGCAGGCCTCGATCGTGCGGCTGTCGCAGGAGGCGGTGGCGGTGGAGCGGGTGCGCAAGGGGTTTCGCGTCTTCCTGGCCAATGGCGATGCCTTCCACAGCGACCGCGTGGTGCTGGCGGTGGGTGGGCTGCAGCCGCAGGCGCTGGCCGGTATCGGCCCACGCCTGAGCGTGCATCCGCGCTATATCGGCTGGCCGTGGCAGGGCGATGCGCTGGCGCGGCTGTCGCCGGATGACGATGTGCTGATCGTCGGCGCGGGCCTGACCATGGTCGATGTGGCGCTGACCCTGCACGCACGCGGGCACAAGGGGCGGCTGCTGGCGATCTCGCGGCGCGGGCTCGCGCCGCAGGCGCATCTGCGCCAGCCCGGCGCACCGCTGGAGTTGCCGCCGCATCTGCAACGCGCGCTCAAGGACGCCGACCTGCGCGGCCTGTTGCGCGGTGTGCGCCAACTCAGCGCGGTGGTGGACGACTGGCGGCGCGTGGTGGATGCGCTGCGCCCGCATCTGCAGCCGCTGTGGCAGCGCCTGGAACTGCCGCAGCGTGCGCGCTTCCTGCGCCATCTGCGCCCGTACTGGGAAGTGGTGCGGCATCGGGTGGCGCCGGGCGCGGCGGAGCAACTGGCGCAATTGCAGGCCGGCGGCCAGCTGCAGGTTGTCGCTGCGCGGCTGCTGCGTGCGCGCTGGGTTCCCGATGGCGTGGAAGCGGTGATCCGCGCGCGCGGTGCGGCCGATGCACAGACGTTGCGGTTCGACACGGTTGTTCGCGCCACCGGCCTGGATACCGATATCGACCGGACCAGCGACCCATTGATCGCCGGCATGCGCGAAGCCGGCCTGCTGCGCGCCGACCCACTGGGGCTGGGCGTGGATACCGATGCGCAACTGCGCGTGCGCGATGGCACCGGGCAGATCGTGCCGGGGCTGTACTGCGTGGGGCCGCTGCTGCGTGGGCGTTATTGGGAAATCACCGCCGTTCCCGAGTTGCGCGTGGCCGCGCGCGCCCTGGCCGACCGCCTGCTGCTAGGCGCCACGCCGGCGTTACAGCCAGCACCCGGGCAGCTGCCGCGCGAGGTCAACGCACGGTTGTAGGCCGGCGGTGTTTGGCATTGTTCTGGGCGCGTCGGTGAGTGGTTCGCATGCCTGCATGCGAGAGGGTATGCGCGAGCCCACGGTCTGTGTTGCCGTGGCCAGAACTGCGATGTGGTGATCATCACTTCGTCCGGCGCGTGTTCGCCGATCTGGTGTGGCGTGACTGCGTCAGTGAGCCTGCATATCGGCGTGCATGCATGCCGATGCGCAGCGAGTGTAGAACGGCTCTGTGCGCGTGGCATATGCAGAACTGTGCATCAGAGCACGCGCTTTGCCGAACAGCGCAAACATGCGGCGCGATGCGTAGTGCAGCGCGCATCCTCGGGCAGGACTGGGTCATGGTGATCGCCCCGGACGATCCGATGTCCAGGGTGCCCGATTCCCTCCCTCTGCCTGGAGTTCGCCATGCCCCGTCTTGCTCCCGCTGTCCTTGCCGCTGCGCTCAGTGCCTGTGCCGTGCCTGCGATGGCCAGCGCATCGCTCAATTCGCGTGCCGATGTCATCGCCGCACTGGAAGCCGGCTACGACGTCAGCCTGACCACCGATCTCAGTCGCTGCACGCCCGAACAGGGCACGCCGGCCAGCCAGACCCGCGGCGGCCGCCATATCGATGCCTACCGCATCACCGAAGACGGCACGACCGCGTTCTCCGGCTCGCATTTCACCGTGGCCAACGACGGCAAGCCGATCCAGCAATTCATGCGCTACCAACTGCGCCCGGATGGCAGCGTGCGCTTCACCACCTACATGTACGACCTGCCGGCACTGCAGCAGCGCGGACCGATGCTGGCGTATCAATGCGCGATCAATCAGGGCATCCGTTTCCATGCCGATTGAGTGCGGTCAAGGCGCGACGCGCTACATGTGTTGGACGCTCGGAGGTGTGCGTCGAAGCGGCACGCCTCGACGTCATACGTTCGGACTTGCGATGGTGTAGCGCAACGTGGCGTTGCGACGCCCGTGAGGGAGTAACACGCTGCGCAGGCACTCGAGGCTGCGCACGTACCCTCATCCGCCCCTGCGGGACACCTTCCCCTCCATGAAGGAGGGGAAGGTGTCCCGACCGGAGAAGGGATATCTCCTCACGGTGCGGGGATAGAGGGATGTCTGTCCACTGTGCGGGAGTAGCGCGCGCAGCCTTAGCCCCTCTCCTGCGGGAGAGGGGTTGGGGTGAGGGTACGCGGCGCAGCCACGCGTGGGGTATGGTCAGCAGATACAGACGCATGCAAGCACCACCTGCACAAACGCTGGCGATCGGCTGCGTTGTACGTCATGGCGTCAGCAGCTGGTGCTACTGCACCGCCACCGCTTCATCTCTGGTCTGCCAACCGCCACCCAAGGCCTTGAACGTCGCCACCGCACTGCGCGCAGCTTCCGTGCGTGCCTGCACCTGCGCATCGGAGGCACGCAGGAGGTTGTCGTCGGCGTTCAGCACTTCGATCAGGCTGACCGTGCCTTTCTCATAGGCCAGTGCCGAGGCGCCGCGCGCCTTGCCCAGGGCGTCCACGCCCTGCGACAGCACGCTGGCCTGCTGCTCGCGTTTGACCAGCGCGACGAAAGCATTTTCGACATCTTCGGTGGCGCGCAGCACCGCCAGCCGGTAGGCCGCCAATTGCTCGGCTTCCTGACCTTTGGCCTGGGCGATCTGCGCGTTGATGCGGCCGAAATCGAATAGCCGCCAGCGCAGCCCCAGCACGCCGGACGCCTGGGCGGCATCGCCGGTGAACAGATTGGCGCCGGAGATGGCGGTGGCGCTGCCAAGCAAGCCGCTCAGCGAGAATTTGGGGTAGTACTCGGCCATCGCCACGCCGATGCGTGCGTTGGACGCAGCCAGCCGGCGTTCGGCCACGATCAGGTCGGGACGGCGGCGCAGCAGGTCGGCCGGCGCGCCGCTGTCGGCGATCTGCGGCGCCAGCGGGATGGGTTTGCTCGCCGCCAACTCGGCATGGTGGGTGCCGGGCACGACGCCCAGCATCACATCGAGCGCGTTCATCGCTGCGACCAGGCCGGCTTCCAGACCCGGCACCGTGGCCTGCGCCTGGGCCAGCGCGCCGCGGGCCTGCTGCAGCTGCAGGTCTGCCGCCAGGCCCTTGTCGTGCAGCAGCGTCACCATCGATACAAGACCCTGCTGGGTGGCGACCTGGCGGCGGGCCACGTCCAGGCGCGCCTGCAGGCCACGGATGCTGATGTAGATGTCGGCGGTCTGCGCGGCCACTGCCAGGCGGGTGGCCGCCGCACCGGCTTCGCTGGCCTGGTAGTCGGCCAATGCGGCCTGGCGCCCGCGACGCAGGCCGCCGAATAGGTCCAGCTCCCAGCTGGCGCCCAGGTTGGCCTCGTAGATGCTGGCGTAGCGATCGAAGGTGGGAAGGCTGTTCAGCACCTGGCCCAGCGGCGTCTCCAGCGACTGGTAGGCGCGCGTGGCGCTGCCGTTGATGTTGCCCGAAGGCAGCAACGCGGCGGTGGCGGCACTCAGCCCGGCGCGCGCCTGGGTCACCCGCGCGGTGGCCTGGGCCAGATCCAGGTTCTGCGCCAGCGCGGCGGTGACGTAGCGGCTCAGGTCCGGGTCGTTGAAGCCGGCCCACCAAGTGGCCAGATCGGCCTGGGCACTGGCCTGGCGTTCAGCCAGGGCGGCCTGACCGAGATAGTGCTCGGGCAGGGGCGCGTCCGGGCGCACGTAGTTGGGGCCAACCGCACAGCCTGCGGCGAGGCTGGCGGCGATAAGCGCGGCAAGGGTGCGGAGTGGCGGCATGACGGGACCAGAGTGGCAAGGCGGTGAGTGACTGTAATACGAAATGGTCACTTTTGTAAGTCGGGAGCGACAGCGCTAAGCTGTCGAAATGAACAAAGCATCCAGCTACCCCATTTCAGGCCGGGGCCCGGCCGATCACGACGTGCGCGACCAGATCGTCGTTGCCGCCACCGACCATTTCAGCCGCTACGGCTATGAAAAGACGTCGGTCTCGGATCTGGCCAAGGCGATCGGGTTCTCCAAGGCCTATATCTACAAGTTTTTCGAGTCCAAGCAGGCCATCGGCGAATCGATCTGCACCAACTGCATGCGCCAGATCGAGACCGAGGTCCGCGCCGCCCTGGACGACACCGAGCTGCCGCCGGAGAAAATCCGTCGGCTTTTCAAGGTGACGACCGAAGCCAGCCTGCGGCTGTGCTTCCAGGACCGCAAGCTCTATGAGATTGCGGCATCAGCCGCCATCGAGCGCTGGCAATCGGTCCTGGCCTATGAGGTCCGCATGCAGAAGCTGGTCCACGATGTGCTGCAACAAGGCCGCCAGACCGGCGATTTCGAGCGCAAGACACCCTTGGACGAAGCTGCCCAGGCGGTCTACGCGGTGCTGCGCCCGTACATGAATCCGGCGATGCTCCAGTACAGCCTGGAGCAGGTCGAAGAGATGCCTGCGCTGCTGTCGGGCCTGGTGTTGCGCAGCCTCTCGCCATAAAAAGTTGGTTGTGACTATTGACGTATTTGGTCACAAGTCCCAGGATGCGAGCCTTCACCAGATCGCTCCGGGATTCCCATGCTTCGGCATCGCCTTGTTGTCAGCTCCGTCCTGTGTGTCCTGCCGCTGGCACTGAGTGCCTGCGGCGGCAAGGCACCGCCCGATCCACGCACCGCCACCCCGCTGGTCCGGGTGGCCACGGTGGGCGACGCCAATGCGGCGGCGCGCAGTTTTTCCGGCACCGTCGCGGCCCGGGTCCAGAGCGATCTGGGTTTCCGGGTTGCCGGCAAGGTGTCCGAGCGGCTGGTCGATGCCGGCCAGCGGGTCAAGCGCGGCCAGCCGCTGATGCGCATCGACCCGGTGGATCTGCAACTGGCCGCACGTGCTCAGCAGGATGCGGTGGCCGCTGCCCGCGCCCGCGCCCAGCAGACCGCCGACGATGAAGCCCGGTACCGCGATCTGCGCGGCACGGGTGCCATCTCGGCCTCGGCCTATGACCAGATCAAGGCGGCCGCCGATGCCGCCAAGGCGCAGCTGAGCGCCGCCCAGGCCCAGGCCGATGTTGCCCGCAACGCCAATCGCTACACCGACCTGCTGGCCGATGCCGACGGGGTGGTGATGGAAACCCTGGTCGAGCCGGGCCAGGTGGTGGCGGCCGGGCAGCCGGTGGTGCGGCTGGCGCACGCCGGCCCGCGCGAGGCGGTGATCCAGCTGCCGGAAACCCTGCGCCCGCAGGTCGGCTCGGTGGCCCAGGCCACGCTGTTTGGCGACGCGGCCGTGACCGTCCCGGCCACGCTGCGCCAGTTGTCCGAAAGCGCCGACCGGCTGACCCGCACCTTCGAGGCGCGCTATGTGCTCGAGGGCGCGCTGGCGCAGGCGCCGCTCGGTACCACCGTCAGCGTGCGCGTTCCCGGCGCCAGCGCAGCCGGCACCCAGGCCGGCCTGCAGGTGCCGCTGGCCGCGCTGTTCGATGCCGGCAAGGGGCCGGGCGTATGGGTGATCGCCGGCAACCCGACCAAGGTGAGTTGGCGCCCGGTGACAGTGCTGGGCCTGGACGATGACCATGCCAATGTTGCCGGCACGCTGGCGCGTGGGCAACGCATCGTGGCCCTGGGTGCGCATCTGCTGCGCGACGGTGCGCAGGTCCGCATTGCTGGCGACACCGCCAAGGCGGCAGGGGGGCAGCCGTGAGCGAGGGCCGCTTCAATCTGTCGGCGCTGGCCGTGCGCGAGCGCTCCATCACGCTGTTTCTGATCTTCCTGATTTCGCTGGCCGGCCTGGTGGCGTTTCTCAAGCTCGGGCGTGCCGAAGACCCGGCATTCACCATCAAGGTGATGACGATCGTGACCGCCTGGCCGGGCGCCACGCCGCAGGAAATGCAGGACCAGGTGGCCGAAAAACTCGAAAAGCGCATGCAGGAACTGCGCTGGTACGACCGCACCGAAACCTATACGCGTCCCGGCCTGGCGTTCACCACATTGACCCTGCTGGACAGCACCCCGCCCGCTGAGGTGCAGGAGCAGTTCTATCAGGCGCGCAAGAAAGCCGGCGACGAAGTGGGCAATCTGCCGGCCGGGGTGATCGGGCCGATGATCAACGACGAATATGCCGACGTCACCTTTGCGCTGTTTGCGCTCAAGGCCAAGGGCGAGCCGCAGCGGTTGCTGGCGCGCGATGCCGAGACCCTGCGCCAGCGCATCCTGCACGTGCCGGGCGTCAAGAAGGTCAACATCATCGGTGAGCAGCCCGAGCGCATCTTTGTCGAGTTCTCGCACGAGCGTCTGGCCACGCTGGGCGTCAGCCCGCAGGACGTGTTCGCCGCACTCAACGCGCAAAACGCGTTGAATGCGGCTGGCTCGGTGGAAACGCGCGGGCCGCAGGTGTTCATTCGCCTGGATGGCGCGCTCGACAGCCTGCAGAAGATCCGCGACACCCCATTGGTGGTGCAGGGCCGCACGCTCAAACTGTCCGATATCGCCACCGTCAAACGCGGTTACGAAGATCCATCCACCTTCATGATCCGCAGTGGCGGCGAACCGGCGTTGCTGCTGGGCATCATCATGCGCGATGGCTGGAACGGCCTGGACCTGGGCAAATCGCTGGACAGCGAAGTCAGCGCAATCAATGCCGAGCTGCCGCTGGGCATGAGCCTGAGCAAGGTCACCGACCAGGCGGTCAACATCGACGCGTCGGTCGGCGAGTTCATGACCAAATTCTTCGTCGCGCTGCTGGTGGTGATGCTGGTGTGCTTCGTCAGCATGGGCTGGCGGGTGGGCATCGTGGTGGCGGCGGCCGTGCCGCTGACGCTGGCGGCGGTGTTCGTGGTGATGCTGGCCACCGGCAAGAACTTCGACCGCATTACGCTGGGCTCGTTGATCCTGGCGTTGGGCTTGTTGGTGGACGACGCGATCATCGCCATCGAGATGATGGTGGTGAAGATGGAAGAGGGCTATAGCCGCGTTGCCGCATCGGCGTATGCGTGGAGCCACACCGCCGCGCCGATGCTGTCCGGCACCTTGGTCACGGCGGTGGGCTTCATGCCGAACGGGTTCGCCGCCTCCACCGCCGGCGAATACACCAGCAACATGTTCTGGATCGTGGGTATCGCGTTGATCGTGTCGTGGGTGGTGGCGGTGGTGTTCACGCCCTATCTGGGCGTCAAGATGCTGCCCGACCTGAAGAAGATCGAAGGCGGCCACGCGGCGATGTACGACACGCCGCGCTACAACCGCTTCCGCGCTGTGCTGGCGCGCGTTGTCGCACGCAAGTGGCTGGTCGCAGGTTCCGTGGTGGGGCTGTTCGTACTGGCGATCGTCGGCATGGGCATCGTCAAGAAGCAATTCTTCCCGATCTCAGACCGACCCGAAGTGCTGGTCGAAGTGCAGTTGCCGTACGGCACCTCGATCAACCAGACCAGTGCGGCGGCGGCCAAGGTGGAAGCCTGGCTGTCCAGGCAGAAGGAAGCCAAGATCGTGACCGCGTATATCGGTCAGGGTGCGCCACGTTTCTTCCTGGCGATGGGCCCGGAACTGCCGGACCCCTCGTTCGCCAAGATCGTGATCCGCACCGACGACCAGCACGAGCGCGATGCACTGAAGCTGCGCTTGCGTGAGGCGATCGCGCAAGGGCTGGCGTCGGAAGCGCGCGTGCGCGTGACACAGCTGACCTTCGGTCCTTACTCGCAGTTTCCGGTGGCCTACCGGGTGAGCGGTCCCGACCCGCAGGTGCTGCGTGGCATTGCCGCGCAGGTCAAGCAGGTCATGCAGGACAGCCCGATGCTGCGCACCGTCAACACCGATTGGGGCGTGCGCACACCAACGCTGCATTTCAGCCTGGACCAGGACCGCCTGCAGGCAGTGGGGCTGACCTCGACCGCGGTTGCCCAGCAGTTGCAGTTCCTGCTGACCGGTGTGCCGATCACGCTGGTACGCGAGGATATCCGCAGCGTGCAGGTGGTGGCGCGTTCGGCCGGCGACACGCGCTTCGATCCGGCGCGCATCGCCGACTTCACCCTGGCCGGTGGCAATGGCCAACGGGTGCCCCTGTCGCAGGTGGGCAAGGTGGATGTACGCATGGAAGAGCCGGTCATGCGCCGCCGCGACCGGGTGCCGACGATCACCGTGGGCGGCGATGTCGACGACCAGCTGCAGCCGCCGGATGTCTCGGCGGCGATCACCAAGCAATTGCAGCCGATCATCGACAAATTGCCCAGCGGGTATCAGATCAAGGAAGCCGGCTCCATCGAGGAATCCGGCAAGGCGACCACCGCGATGCTGCCGTTGTTCCCGATCATGCTGGCCGCAACGCTGCTCATCATCATCCTGCAGGTGCGCTCGATCTCGGCGATGGTGATGGTGTTCCTGACCAGCCCGCTCGGCCTGATCGGCGTGGTGCCCACCTTGATCCTGTTCCAGCAGCCGTTCGGCATCAATGCCCTGGTCGGGTTGATTGCGCTGTCGGGCATCCTGATGCGCAATACGCTGATCCTGATCGGGCAGATCCATCACAACGAAGCCGAGGGGCTGGACCCGTTCCATGCGCTGGTGGAAGCCACCGTGCAGCGTGCACGGCCGGTGATCCTGACCGCGCTGGCGGCGATCCTGGCCTTCATCCCGCTCACCCATTCGGTGTTCTGGGGCACGCTGGCCTACACGCTGATCGGCGGCACCCTGGCCGGCACCATTTTGACCTTGGTGTTCCTGCCGGCGATGTATTCGATCTGGTTCAAGATCCGGCCCGACATCACCGGCAATACGCCTGCGGTGGCACAGCACGCATGAGGCGCCTGGGCGGC
The window above is part of the Xanthomonas campestris pv. badrii genome. Proteins encoded here:
- a CDS encoding NAD(P)H-binding protein — translated: MDVLLAGATGLVGRQVLQQLLADARCTGVVAVTRRPLTQIHPKLRNQVIDFERLSSWTAPRMEAAICALGSTMKQAGSREAFYRIDHDYPMALARAACAQGTSVFVLNSAAGADARSRIFYNRVKGELERDLREVGFPSLTFVRPGLIGGEREERRSGEQLGSLVLGALGPILPRRFRINPAERIAAAMVSAALAPARGEHSVEAAELVG
- a CDS encoding SDR family NAD(P)-dependent oxidoreductase, with the translated sequence MSNPAVRPQRVLIAGGSRGIGLAIADAFVRNGAQVSICARNPEGLAQAAQTLAALGTPVHTLPCDLADAAQIEHYVQAAAQALGGLDVVVNNASGYGHGTDDASWQAGLEIDLMAAVRCNRAALPHLRRSAEAVILNISSINAQRPTPRAIAYSTAKAALNYYTTTLAAELARERIRVNAIAPGSIEFPDGLWDQRRREEPELYARIRDNIPFGGFGQVQHVADAVLFLASPQARWITGQVLAVDGGQSLGA
- a CDS encoding VirK family protein, with amino-acid sequence MPRLAPAVLAAALSACAVPAMASASLNSRADVIAALEAGYDVSLTTDLSRCTPEQGTPASQTRGGRHIDAYRITEDGTTAFSGSHFTVANDGKPIQQFMRYQLRPDGSVRFTTYMYDLPALQQRGPMLAYQCAINQGIRFHAD
- a CDS encoding FAD/NAD(P)-binding protein; amino-acid sequence: METHITVIGAGFCGTALVRALAQTADAQVRITLVGVADTFGSGIAYGAARPEHLLNVRAKDLGIDAQAPGAFADTLHLGDSGRLEFLPRLAYGDYLRSELDAAVSSAQASIVRLSQEAVAVERVRKGFRVFLANGDAFHSDRVVLAVGGLQPQALAGIGPRLSVHPRYIGWPWQGDALARLSPDDDVLIVGAGLTMVDVALTLHARGHKGRLLAISRRGLAPQAHLRQPGAPLELPPHLQRALKDADLRGLLRGVRQLSAVVDDWRRVVDALRPHLQPLWQRLELPQRARFLRHLRPYWEVVRHRVAPGAAEQLAQLQAGGQLQVVAARLLRARWVPDGVEAVIRARGAADAQTLRFDTVVRATGLDTDIDRTSDPLIAGMREAGLLRADPLGLGVDTDAQLRVRDGTGQIVPGLYCVGPLLRGRYWEITAVPELRVAARALADRLLLGATPALQPAPGQLPREVNARL
- a CDS encoding TetR/AcrR family transcriptional regulator; the protein is MNKASSYPISGRGPADHDVRDQIVVAATDHFSRYGYEKTSVSDLAKAIGFSKAYIYKFFESKQAIGESICTNCMRQIETEVRAALDDTELPPEKIRRLFKVTTEASLRLCFQDRKLYEIAASAAIERWQSVLAYEVRMQKLVHDVLQQGRQTGDFERKTPLDEAAQAVYAVLRPYMNPAMLQYSLEQVEEMPALLSGLVLRSLSP
- a CDS encoding efflux RND transporter periplasmic adaptor subunit, with protein sequence MLRHRLVVSSVLCVLPLALSACGGKAPPDPRTATPLVRVATVGDANAAARSFSGTVAARVQSDLGFRVAGKVSERLVDAGQRVKRGQPLMRIDPVDLQLAARAQQDAVAAARARAQQTADDEARYRDLRGTGAISASAYDQIKAAADAAKAQLSAAQAQADVARNANRYTDLLADADGVVMETLVEPGQVVAAGQPVVRLAHAGPREAVIQLPETLRPQVGSVAQATLFGDAAVTVPATLRQLSESADRLTRTFEARYVLEGALAQAPLGTTVSVRVPGASAAGTQAGLQVPLAALFDAGKGPGVWVIAGNPTKVSWRPVTVLGLDDDHANVAGTLARGQRIVALGAHLLRDGAQVRIAGDTAKAAGGQP
- a CDS encoding efflux RND transporter permease subunit gives rise to the protein MSEGRFNLSALAVRERSITLFLIFLISLAGLVAFLKLGRAEDPAFTIKVMTIVTAWPGATPQEMQDQVAEKLEKRMQELRWYDRTETYTRPGLAFTTLTLLDSTPPAEVQEQFYQARKKAGDEVGNLPAGVIGPMINDEYADVTFALFALKAKGEPQRLLARDAETLRQRILHVPGVKKVNIIGEQPERIFVEFSHERLATLGVSPQDVFAALNAQNALNAAGSVETRGPQVFIRLDGALDSLQKIRDTPLVVQGRTLKLSDIATVKRGYEDPSTFMIRSGGEPALLLGIIMRDGWNGLDLGKSLDSEVSAINAELPLGMSLSKVTDQAVNIDASVGEFMTKFFVALLVVMLVCFVSMGWRVGIVVAAAVPLTLAAVFVVMLATGKNFDRITLGSLILALGLLVDDAIIAIEMMVVKMEEGYSRVAASAYAWSHTAAPMLSGTLVTAVGFMPNGFAASTAGEYTSNMFWIVGIALIVSWVVAVVFTPYLGVKMLPDLKKIEGGHAAMYDTPRYNRFRAVLARVVARKWLVAGSVVGLFVLAIVGMGIVKKQFFPISDRPEVLVEVQLPYGTSINQTSAAAAKVEAWLSRQKEAKIVTAYIGQGAPRFFLAMGPELPDPSFAKIVIRTDDQHERDALKLRLREAIAQGLASEARVRVTQLTFGPYSQFPVAYRVSGPDPQVLRGIAAQVKQVMQDSPMLRTVNTDWGVRTPTLHFSLDQDRLQAVGLTSTAVAQQLQFLLTGVPITLVREDIRSVQVVARSAGDTRFDPARIADFTLAGGNGQRVPLSQVGKVDVRMEEPVMRRRDRVPTITVGGDVDDQLQPPDVSAAITKQLQPIIDKLPSGYQIKEAGSIEESGKATTAMLPLFPIMLAATLLIIILQVRSISAMVMVFLTSPLGLIGVVPTLILFQQPFGINALVGLIALSGILMRNTLILIGQIHHNEAEGLDPFHALVEATVQRARPVILTALAAILAFIPLTHSVFWGTLAYTLIGGTLAGTILTLVFLPAMYSIWFKIRPDITGNTPAVAQHA